One genomic segment of Gossypium arboreum isolate Shixiya-1 chromosome 3, ASM2569848v2, whole genome shotgun sequence includes these proteins:
- the LOC108459018 gene encoding uncharacterized protein LOC108459018 gives MVEWTDKQQESFKRFKKVLTEAPVLIQPEPGKEFIIESGKTSDFGLNSEGVLCFWGRVCIPKDTDLRQSILQEAHSSPYAIHLGGNKMYRDVREERVTMDFVSCLPLMPTKKDSVWVDVDQLAKSAHFILVRTYYSLQKLAKLYVSEIVLLHRVPIFIISDKDPHFMSRF, from the exons ATGGTTGAGTGGACTGATAAGCAGCAAGAAAGTTTTAAGAGGTTTAAGaaggttctgactgaggcccctgtcttgattCAGCCAGAGCCTGGAAAAGAATTTATT ATAGAGAGTGGGAAAACTTCAGACtttggactgaatagcgaaggggtactttgtttctGGGGGAGAGTCTGCATACCGAAGGATACTGACCTAAGGCAGTCTATACTacaagaggcgcatagtagtccttacgcTATACATCttggtgggaataagatgtaccgagacgtTCGGGAG gagagagtaactatggacttcgttagttgCCTGCCCTTAATGCCTAcaaagaaggattcagtatgggtcgaCGTAGATCAATTGGCTAAATCTGCCCATTTTATACTTGTTCGTACTTATTACTCGTTGCAGaagctggctaaactgtatgtgtctgagatagtgtTACTGCATAGGGTACCAATTTTCATAATATCTGACAAAGATCCTCATTTCATGTCtcggttctag